The Pseudanabaena sp. PCC 6802 genomic interval AGGAAAAAGAGTTCCGACGCATTAGCGATCGCGAAGGTATATTTAAAATCCGCGCCAGCATTGCCACCGTAAACAACGAGTTAAACGCCCAGCTTCCCCGCGACGAAGCCGCTACCCTGGCTGGGTTATTTCTAGAAGAGTTGCAACGTTCGCCCATTGCAGGAGATCGCTTGGAAATCGATCGGGCAGAATTGGTGGTTCTAGAAGACGGGCAGCGCGTGCGCGTCGCCATCACCCCCCAAAGAGCGCAACCGGGAGCAGAAACCATATAATATAGCCATAGACAGATCTGTTAGGGCAGGGGGTGTGGGGGCTGCGCCCCCACGCAGGGGTGGAACCCCTGCACCCCGTCCTAAGCCTGTTGGCTATAGCTATATATAGCAATCCGCAATGATGATTTGTGTAAGTTAGCGATCGGCATTATTGGTAATCGTGCCTATGACTGGGCAAGAGCTGCGCCAAATTATCCAGGCTAAGTGGGGTTACTCCTACGACGTGCAACTGCGTCGAGTTGAAGGTCGGATCGTGGCACAAATTATGTGGCGATATCAGGAACAATTATCTTTCCCACTCAGCGAAGCCGACTATCTTCAG includes:
- a CDS encoding DUF3067 family protein, which codes for MTGQELRQIIQAKWGYSYDVQLRRVEGRIVAQIMWRYQEQLSFPLSEADYLQHLEHVAAYLNDWGVVGQVRDFIQNTKARPRLGKVVSIPLQLGGRSLEWLVD